A window from Streptomyces sp. NBC_00299 encodes these proteins:
- a CDS encoding threonine aldolase family protein, translated as MSDTAEQGGQRAGAERDEESSGEQLSGQRVSDDERRKRRRERRIAAYRGAKRVLARPAFLGTLRERLALLDEARALDLHDLDESSDLYGDGIVEALEEKTAGLLGMEAAAFFPTGTMAQQVALRCWAGRTGNPTVALHPLAHPEVHERNAFSQVSGLRPVRVTSEPRLPTAAEVREFDEPFGALMLELPLRDAGFVLPSWEELTEVVEAARERDAVVHFDGARLWESTVHFGRPLAEIAGLADSVYVSFYKSLDGFGGAALTGPKTLVDEAKAWRHRYGGTVFQQFPTALSALAGLERELPRLPEYVAHARVVAAALREGFAAAGVPWMRVQPEPPHTNEFQVWLPYDADVLAEAAIRQAEETGTVLFAQGWEAKGPGLAYTEVYVRAAGLEWTAEDVKAAVTQFAARLTEEAGVGVSP; from the coding sequence ATGAGCGATACGGCGGAGCAGGGCGGGCAGCGGGCAGGGGCCGAGCGGGACGAGGAGTCGTCCGGCGAGCAATTGTCGGGCCAGCGGGTGTCGGACGACGAGCGGCGCAAACGGCGCCGAGAACGGCGCATAGCTGCTTACCGCGGCGCGAAGCGCGTGCTCGCACGCCCTGCCTTCCTCGGCACCCTGCGCGAGCGCCTGGCGCTGCTGGACGAGGCACGTGCGCTGGATCTGCACGACCTGGACGAGTCGTCGGACCTCTACGGCGACGGCATCGTCGAGGCCCTGGAGGAGAAGACCGCAGGGCTGCTCGGCATGGAGGCCGCCGCGTTCTTCCCGACGGGCACGATGGCCCAGCAGGTGGCCCTGCGCTGCTGGGCGGGCCGTACCGGCAACCCGACCGTCGCCCTCCATCCGCTGGCCCACCCCGAGGTGCATGAGCGCAACGCGTTCAGCCAGGTCAGCGGATTGCGTCCGGTCCGCGTGACGAGCGAGCCGCGGCTGCCGACCGCCGCCGAGGTGCGCGAGTTCGACGAGCCCTTCGGGGCGCTCATGCTCGAACTGCCCCTCAGGGACGCCGGTTTCGTCCTGCCCTCGTGGGAGGAGCTCACGGAGGTGGTGGAGGCGGCGCGGGAGCGCGACGCGGTGGTGCACTTCGACGGCGCCCGCCTGTGGGAGTCCACCGTCCACTTCGGCCGTCCGCTGGCGGAGATCGCGGGCCTGGCGGACAGCGTGTACGTGTCGTTCTACAAGTCCCTCGACGGCTTCGGCGGCGCGGCCCTGACCGGTCCGAAGACGCTGGTGGACGAGGCGAAGGCCTGGCGGCACCGCTACGGAGGCACGGTGTTCCAGCAGTTCCCCACCGCGCTGTCGGCGCTCGCCGGCCTGGAGCGGGAGCTGCCCCGGCTGCCCGAGTACGTGGCTCACGCGCGCGTGGTGGCCGCCGCCCTGCGCGAGGGGTTCGCGGCGGCCGGGGTGCCATGGATGCGGGTCCAGCCCGAGCCGCCGCACACGAACGAGTTCCAGGTCTGGTTGCCGTACGACGCCGACGTCCTCGCGGAGGCCGCGATCCGGCAGGCCGAGGAGACGGGAACCGTCCTGTTCGCCCAGGGCTGGGAGGCCAAGGGGCCGGGGCTGGCGTACACCGAGGTCTACGTGCGGGCCGCCGGGCTGGAGTGGACGGCCGAGGACGTGAAGGCGGCGGTCACCCAGTTCGCGGCCCGGCTGACCGAGGAGGCCGGCGTGGGGGTCAGCCCGTAG
- a CDS encoding DUF5937 family protein, with protein MSVTIDIAGLRPERLAVVPSPLAELGMALHALSEPGHHPGLQGWVTGVTARLDSHLADRMCEADFLWRSTFSDLFLPFAGIPGRSALPGATLAEELDQLDKLTDEQFVDAALEFTCALPYSTRGPDALSDAGVRRRALDLAAARGPQQMRFSERLLFDPPRIRAWLRQFLQDCDEAFFADTWSRLRHQLTADARHKTDLLRHKGLAEALAAVSPAVTLDEAAARITVDKLGNGRTATGDGGLLLVPTSLGWPHLMVLHRYAWQPVLHYPVGSPELAAPPTVEQLALRMTALSHPARMRICRNLARSAYTTGELAQAHGVTAPEISRHLGVLKKAGLITTRRRGRYVLHQLDVAVVARLGSDFLEGILR; from the coding sequence ATGAGCGTGACCATCGACATCGCGGGGCTGCGGCCGGAGAGGCTCGCCGTCGTGCCCTCACCCCTGGCCGAGCTCGGCATGGCGCTGCACGCGCTGTCGGAGCCGGGGCACCACCCGGGCCTGCAGGGCTGGGTGACGGGCGTCACGGCCCGGTTGGACTCGCACCTGGCCGACCGGATGTGCGAGGCCGACTTCCTGTGGCGGTCGACGTTCTCCGACCTCTTCCTGCCCTTCGCCGGCATCCCGGGCCGCAGCGCCCTCCCAGGCGCCACGCTGGCGGAGGAGCTGGATCAGCTGGACAAGCTGACGGACGAGCAGTTCGTGGACGCGGCCCTGGAGTTCACCTGCGCCCTGCCGTACAGCACGCGCGGGCCCGACGCGCTCTCCGACGCCGGCGTGCGGCGCCGCGCCCTGGACCTCGCGGCCGCGCGCGGGCCGCAGCAGATGCGGTTCAGCGAGCGGCTGCTGTTCGATCCGCCGCGGATCCGGGCCTGGCTGCGGCAGTTCCTCCAGGACTGCGACGAGGCCTTCTTCGCGGACACCTGGTCCCGGCTGCGCCACCAGCTCACGGCGGACGCCCGCCACAAGACGGATCTCCTGCGGCACAAGGGCCTGGCGGAGGCCCTGGCCGCGGTGTCCCCGGCGGTCACTCTCGACGAGGCAGCCGCGCGGATCACGGTCGACAAGCTGGGCAATGGCCGTACGGCCACGGGGGACGGCGGCCTCCTCCTGGTCCCGACGAGCCTGGGCTGGCCGCACCTGATGGTCCTGCACCGCTACGCCTGGCAGCCGGTGCTGCACTACCCGGTCGGCTCCCCCGAGCTCGCCGCCCCGCCCACGGTCGAGCAGCTGGCCCTGCGGATGACCGCGCTCTCCCACCCCGCGCGCATGCGTATCTGCCGCAATCTCGCCCGCAGCGCGTACACCACGGGCGAGCTGGCGCAGGCGCACGGCGTGACGGCTCCGGAGATATCCCGGCACCTGGGCGTGCTGAAGAAGGCGGGCCTGATCACCACCCGCCGCCGCGGGCGGTACGTCCTGCACCAGCTGGACGTGGCCGTGGTGGCCCGGCTCGGCAGCGACTTCCTGGAGGGGATCCTGCGCTGA
- a CDS encoding ATP-binding protein, translated as MLLWINGPFGGGKTQTAYEIQRRLPGSVVCDPEHAGFGLRRTLPPELRGDFQDLRSWRQGVVEVLDLVLTKHDGVVIAPMTVTDSGYFEETVGRLRELGHDVRHFTLLAERETVLMRLRERGFGHLLQYVAGKNAGKNAGKDIGKGAGLRRESWAVLQLDHCLERLREPEFAEHLWTDHSTVPKTADRIAVLAGLRLRPNNEGPLRTRLRQARVGVRHIRFD; from the coding sequence ATGCTCCTGTGGATCAACGGCCCTTTCGGGGGCGGCAAGACACAGACCGCGTACGAGATCCAGCGCCGCCTGCCCGGCAGCGTGGTCTGCGACCCCGAGCACGCGGGCTTCGGGCTGCGGCGGACGCTGCCACCCGAACTGCGCGGGGACTTCCAGGACTTGAGATCCTGGCGGCAGGGCGTCGTCGAGGTCCTCGACCTCGTCCTCACCAAGCACGACGGTGTGGTGATAGCGCCCATGACGGTCACCGACTCCGGCTACTTCGAGGAGACGGTGGGCCGACTGCGCGAACTCGGCCATGACGTACGGCACTTCACGCTCCTCGCCGAGCGCGAGACCGTCCTGATGCGGCTGCGTGAGCGCGGCTTCGGGCACCTCCTTCAGTACGTCGCCGGAAAGAACGCCGGAAAGAACGCGGGCAAGGACATCGGGAAGGGCGCCGGGCTGCGCCGGGAGAGCTGGGCCGTCCTGCAGCTCGACCACTGCCTGGAGCGGTTGCGGGAGCCGGAGTTCGCCGAGCATCTGTGGACGGACCACTCGACAGTGCCGAAGACGGCGGACCGCATCGCCGTCCTGGCCGGGCTGCGGCTGAGGCCCAACAACGAGGGCCCGCTGCGGACACGGCTGCGGCAGGCGAGGGTCGGGGTCAGGCACATCCGCTTCGACTGA